One Longimicrobiales bacterium DNA segment encodes these proteins:
- a CDS encoding GNAT family N-acetyltransferase — MANAPAVITTPRFVGGRLSVSDLRDFQDFYAAPEVMATLSSDGKVWPRRDSARLFRRHLSHWKKHGFGTWMFRDGLGGPFVARAGLRAVDVGSGLEVELFYGVHPERWGQGVATEVAKSVIDAAFDGVGLAELVGFTLPTNHASQRVMEKCGFRPAGEISHADLRHLLFRLSSSARPLADARP; from the coding sequence TTGGCTAACGCGCCGGCGGTGATCACCACCCCTCGGTTCGTAGGGGGGCGTCTGTCCGTTTCGGACCTGAGAGACTTTCAGGACTTCTATGCCGCCCCTGAGGTGATGGCTACGCTCTCCTCCGACGGTAAGGTTTGGCCCAGGCGGGACTCAGCCAGGCTGTTCAGGCGACATCTCTCCCATTGGAAGAAGCACGGGTTCGGTACGTGGATGTTCCGTGACGGCCTAGGTGGACCGTTCGTGGCACGCGCCGGACTGAGAGCTGTCGATGTCGGAAGTGGTTTGGAGGTCGAACTGTTCTACGGGGTTCATCCCGAGCGATGGGGGCAGGGAGTCGCCACCGAAGTTGCCAAATCCGTCATCGATGCCGCTTTCGACGGTGTAGGGCTCGCGGAACTCGTCGGCTTCACACTGCCAACGAACCACGCTTCGCAGCGCGTCATGGAGAAGTGCGGCTTCCGGCCCGCAGGTGAGATATCTCATGCGGACTTGAGACATTTGTTGTTCCGTTTGAGCAGTTCAGCACGCCCTCTAGCCGACGCTCG